A window of the Bombina bombina isolate aBomBom1 chromosome 3, aBomBom1.pri, whole genome shotgun sequence genome harbors these coding sequences:
- the DYNLL2 gene encoding dynein light chain 2, cytoplasmic, with protein sequence MSDRKAVIKNADMSEDMQQDAVDCATQAMEKYNIEKDIAAYIKKEFDKKYNPTWHCIVGRNFGSYVTHETKHFIYFYLGQVAILLFKSG encoded by the exons atGTCTGACAGGAAGGCTGTTATCAAGAACGCTGATATGTCTGAAGACATGCAGCAGGATGCTGTAGATTGTGCAACACAGGCCATGGAAAAATATAACATTGAAAAAGATATTGCAGCTTATATCAAGAAG GAATTTGACAAGAAATACAATCCAACTTGGCATTGCATTGTTGGCAGAAACTTTGGCAGCTACGTGACACATGAGACAAAGCACTTCATCTATTTTTATTTGGGCCAGGTTGCAATTCTCCTCTTCAAATCTGGGTAG